In a single window of the Streptomyces sp. NBC_00353 genome:
- a CDS encoding aldo/keto reductase family protein codes for MEFRRLGRSGLTISEIAYGNWITHGSQVEEDAAVACIRAALDSGITTFDTADVYAETRAEAVLGRALKDQRRESIEVFTKVYFPTGPGHNDRGLGRKHILESIDNSLRRLQTDYVDLYQAHRYDHSTPLEETMEAFADVVRSGKALYIGVSEWTADQLRAGHGLARELNIPLVSNQPQYSALWRVIEGEVVPASEELGIGQIVWSPIAQGVLTGKYKPGAQPPTGSRATDDKGGASFVAGWLRDDVLERVQQLGPLADQAGLSLAQLAVAWVLQNPNVSAAIIGASRPEQVTENVKAAGVKFDADLLKAIDDVLDPVVERDPALTAGHEGND; via the coding sequence ATGGAATTCCGCCGACTCGGTCGCAGCGGTCTGACGATCAGTGAGATCGCCTACGGGAATTGGATCACCCACGGCTCCCAGGTGGAGGAGGACGCGGCCGTCGCCTGCATCCGGGCCGCCCTGGACTCCGGAATCACCACCTTCGACACCGCGGACGTCTACGCCGAGACCCGCGCCGAGGCCGTCCTCGGCCGGGCGTTGAAGGACCAGCGCCGCGAGAGCATCGAGGTGTTCACCAAGGTCTACTTCCCGACCGGCCCCGGGCACAACGACCGCGGTCTGGGGCGCAAGCACATCCTCGAATCGATCGACAACTCGCTGCGCCGGCTGCAGACCGACTATGTGGACCTGTACCAGGCACACCGCTACGACCACAGCACGCCGCTGGAAGAGACCATGGAGGCGTTCGCCGACGTGGTCCGCTCCGGCAAGGCCCTCTACATCGGCGTCTCGGAGTGGACGGCGGACCAGCTGCGCGCCGGACACGGCCTGGCCCGCGAGCTGAACATTCCGCTCGTCTCCAACCAGCCGCAGTACTCGGCTCTGTGGCGGGTCATCGAGGGTGAGGTCGTGCCCGCGTCCGAGGAGCTCGGCATCGGTCAGATCGTCTGGTCGCCGATCGCCCAGGGCGTGCTGACCGGCAAGTACAAGCCGGGGGCGCAGCCGCCGACCGGTTCGCGGGCGACGGACGACAAGGGCGGCGCATCGTTCGTCGCCGGGTGGCTCCGCGACGACGTCCTGGAACGGGTCCAGCAGCTGGGGCCGCTGGCGGACCAGGCCGGTCTGAGCCTTGCTCAGCTGGCCGTCGCCTGGGTACTGCAGAACCCCAACGTCTCCGCCGCGATCATCGGTGCCTCCCGGCCCGAGCAGGTCACGGAGAACGTGAAGGCAGCAGGCGTGAAGTTCGACGCGGATCTGCTGAAGGCCATCGACGACGTACTGGACCCGGTGGTGGAGCGCGACCCGGCGCTGACCGCGGGCCACGAGGGCAACGACTGA
- a CDS encoding TetR/AcrR family transcriptional regulator, whose amino-acid sequence MPRPVNAEKRAELLKQVVHHLQHHGLALTSLSQLAEAVGTTKRMLLYYFGSRENLLAQALAASRPDTHAMFDDVHDSAGLRKAAHGLWEAINVGEQSGAFRMLLQLLSLGATDPEQYGNLAADTVEIMIAPIAAAYVRLGHPPQEAWAGATLLVSGLRGLCQDRLVTHDVARTDAAARRLIAVAV is encoded by the coding sequence GTGCCTCGCCCCGTCAATGCCGAAAAGCGTGCCGAACTGCTGAAGCAGGTTGTGCACCACCTCCAGCACCACGGTCTCGCGCTGACGTCGCTGAGCCAGCTCGCCGAGGCCGTCGGCACCACCAAACGCATGCTTCTGTACTACTTCGGCAGCCGCGAGAACCTGTTGGCCCAGGCGTTGGCCGCCAGCCGTCCCGACACCCACGCGATGTTCGACGACGTCCACGACAGTGCCGGCCTACGCAAAGCCGCCCATGGCTTGTGGGAAGCGATCAACGTCGGGGAGCAGTCCGGGGCGTTCCGCATGCTGCTGCAACTGCTCAGCCTGGGCGCCACCGATCCGGAGCAGTACGGCAACCTCGCTGCCGACACCGTCGAGATCATGATCGCCCCGATCGCCGCCGCCTACGTCCGGCTGGGTCACCCGCCACAGGAGGCGTGGGCAGGAGCCACGCTGCTCGTCTCCGGCCTGCGCGGATTGTGCCAGGACCGCCTGGTGACCCATGACGTCGCCCGTACCGACGCGGCCGCCCGCCGCCTGATCGCTGTCGCGGTGTAG
- the scpA gene encoding methylmalonyl-CoA mutase: MRIPDFSDIELGPGTGAEGSEDQWHTALKESTGGSDGELLWETPEGIAVKPLYTGRDLEGLDFLGTYPGMAPYLRGPYPTMYVNQPWTIRQYAGFSTAEESNAFYRRNLAAGQKGLSVAFDLPTHRGYDSDHPRVTGDVGMAGVAIDSIYDMRQLFDGIPLDRMTVSMTMNGAVLPVLALYIVAAEEQGVPPEKLAGTIQNDILKEFMVRNTYIYPPKPSMRIISDIFAYTSQKMPRYNSISISGYHIQEAGATADLELAYTLADGVEYLRAGRDAGLDVDAFAPRLSFFWAIGMNFFMEIAKMRAARLLWAKLVKEFEPKNAKSLSLRTHSQTSGWSLTAQDVFNNVTRTCVEAMAATQGHTQSLHTNALDEALALPTDFSARIARNTQLLLQQESGTGRVIDPWGGSAYVEKLTYDLARRAWQHIEEVEAAGGMAQAIDAGIPKLRVEEAAARTQARIDSGRQPVIGVNKYRVETDEQIDVLKVDNSSVRTQQIEKLRRLRAERDEAACQSALRALTAAAEHGPGPGLEGNLLALAVDAARAMATVGEISDALEKVYGRHAGQIRTISGVYRNEAGESPSVDRTRTLVGRFEEAEGRRPRILVAKMGQDGHDRGQKVISTAFADLGFDVDVGPLFQTPAEVARQAVEADVHIVGVSSLAAGHLTLVPALREELAAEGRDDIMIVVGGVIPPQDIEALHEAGAAAVFPPGTVIPDAAFDLVTRLGAALGHEL; the protein is encoded by the coding sequence ATGCGGATCCCCGACTTCTCCGACATCGAACTCGGGCCGGGCACCGGCGCCGAGGGGTCAGAGGACCAGTGGCACACAGCGCTGAAGGAGTCCACCGGTGGCTCCGACGGCGAACTGCTGTGGGAGACCCCGGAGGGCATCGCGGTCAAGCCGCTGTACACCGGGCGTGACCTGGAGGGGCTCGACTTCCTCGGTACATATCCGGGCATGGCCCCGTATCTGCGCGGCCCCTATCCGACGATGTACGTCAACCAGCCCTGGACGATCCGGCAGTACGCGGGGTTCTCCACGGCCGAGGAGTCCAACGCCTTCTACCGCCGCAACCTCGCGGCCGGACAGAAGGGTCTCTCCGTCGCCTTCGACCTGCCGACCCACCGCGGCTACGACAGCGACCACCCGCGGGTGACCGGCGATGTCGGCATGGCGGGTGTGGCGATCGACTCGATCTACGACATGCGCCAACTGTTCGACGGCATCCCGCTGGACAGGATGACGGTGTCGATGACGATGAACGGCGCGGTGCTTCCCGTACTCGCGCTGTACATCGTGGCCGCCGAGGAGCAGGGCGTACCGCCCGAGAAGCTGGCCGGGACCATCCAGAACGACATCCTCAAGGAGTTCATGGTCCGCAACACCTACATCTATCCGCCGAAGCCCTCGATGCGGATCATCTCCGACATCTTCGCGTACACCTCGCAGAAGATGCCGCGCTACAACTCGATCTCCATCTCCGGCTATCACATCCAGGAGGCGGGGGCGACGGCCGATCTGGAGCTGGCGTACACCCTCGCCGACGGAGTGGAGTACCTGCGGGCCGGTCGGGACGCGGGTCTCGATGTGGACGCGTTCGCACCGCGGCTGTCATTCTTCTGGGCGATCGGCATGAACTTCTTCATGGAGATCGCGAAGATGCGGGCGGCCCGTCTGCTGTGGGCGAAGCTGGTCAAGGAGTTCGAGCCGAAGAACGCCAAGTCCCTTTCGCTGCGCACCCATTCGCAGACCTCGGGATGGTCGCTGACCGCGCAGGACGTGTTCAACAACGTCACCCGGACCTGTGTGGAGGCGATGGCAGCCACCCAGGGACACACCCAGTCGCTGCACACCAATGCGCTCGACGAGGCCCTCGCACTGCCGACGGACTTCTCGGCGCGCATCGCCCGGAACACCCAGCTGCTGCTCCAGCAGGAATCGGGGACCGGCCGGGTCATCGACCCGTGGGGCGGCAGCGCGTACGTGGAGAAGCTGACGTACGACCTGGCGCGGCGGGCCTGGCAGCACATCGAGGAGGTCGAGGCCGCGGGCGGGATGGCCCAGGCCATCGACGCGGGCATCCCGAAGCTCCGGGTGGAGGAGGCCGCGGCCCGTACGCAGGCGCGGATCGACTCCGGGCGGCAGCCGGTGATCGGGGTCAACAAGTACCGGGTGGAGACGGACGAGCAGATCGATGTGCTCAAGGTCGACAACTCGTCGGTGCGCACCCAGCAGATCGAGAAGCTGCGGCGGCTGCGCGCGGAGCGCGACGAGGCAGCCTGTCAGTCCGCGCTGCGGGCGCTGACGGCGGCGGCCGAGCATGGTCCCGGCCCGGGTCTCGAAGGCAATCTGCTGGCGCTGGCGGTCGACGCGGCACGGGCGATGGCGACGGTCGGCGAGATCTCGGACGCCCTGGAGAAGGTGTACGGGAGGCATGCGGGCCAGATCCGTACGATCTCGGGTGTGTACCGCAACGAGGCAGGGGAGTCACCTTCCGTGGACCGTACCCGGACGCTGGTCGGCCGGTTCGAGGAGGCGGAGGGGCGCCGTCCGCGCATCCTGGTCGCCAAGATGGGCCAGGACGGCCACGACCGCGGCCAGAAGGTGATCTCGACGGCCTTCGCCGACCTGGGCTTCGACGTCGATGTCGGCCCGCTGTTCCAGACGCCGGCCGAGGTGGCGCGGCAGGCGGTCGAGGCGGATGTGCACATCGTGGGCGTCTCCTCGCTGGCCGCCGGGCACCTCACCCTCGTACCGGCACTCCGTGAGGAGCTGGCCGCCGAGGGCCGCGACGACATCATGATCGTGGTCGGCGGGGTGATCCCGCCGCAGGACATCGAGGCACTGCACGAGGCGGGCGCGGCCGCCGTGTTCCCGCCGGGCACGGTGATCCCCGATGCCGCCTTCGATCTGGTGACGCGGCTCGGTGCCGCGCTCGGCCACGAGCTGTGA
- a CDS encoding sigma-70 family RNA polymerase sigma factor, whose translation MDEQELLAARFEEHRPRLRAVAYRMLGSVAESDDAVHESWLRLTRTDVGDVANLGGWLTTVVARVSLNMLRSRETRREDPWATRLPGPAVGHDDGIGPEEQAELTDSVGLALLVVLDTLSPAERLAFVLHDMFAVPFDEIALIVELTPAATRQLAGRARRRVRGTVPDPGTDMVRRREVVDAFLAASRGGDFEALLALLDPDVVLRVDPAAALSGEAGAVGAAAVVGTFAGRASAAQPALIDGLPGAVRAPGGRPKVVIGFTIEAGRIVSIDLVADADRLGRMDLQIRDV comes from the coding sequence ATGGACGAACAGGAACTTCTGGCGGCCCGCTTCGAGGAGCACCGGCCCCGGCTGCGGGCAGTGGCCTACCGGATGCTCGGTTCGGTCGCCGAGTCCGACGACGCCGTCCATGAGAGCTGGCTGCGGCTCACCCGTACCGATGTCGGCGACGTGGCGAACCTCGGCGGATGGTTGACGACGGTCGTCGCCCGGGTCTCCCTCAATATGCTGCGCAGCCGCGAGACCCGCCGTGAGGATCCCTGGGCGACACGTCTGCCGGGGCCTGCCGTGGGCCACGACGACGGTATCGGGCCCGAGGAGCAGGCGGAGCTCACCGACTCGGTCGGCCTGGCGCTGCTCGTGGTGCTGGACACGCTCTCGCCCGCGGAACGTCTGGCGTTCGTGCTGCACGACATGTTCGCCGTGCCGTTCGACGAGATCGCCCTCATCGTGGAGCTCACTCCGGCGGCGACCCGGCAGCTCGCCGGCCGTGCGCGCCGACGTGTGCGGGGCACGGTCCCGGATCCCGGCACCGACATGGTCCGTCGGCGCGAAGTCGTCGACGCGTTCCTGGCCGCGTCGCGCGGTGGCGACTTCGAGGCGCTGCTGGCCCTGCTCGACCCGGACGTCGTACTCCGCGTCGACCCCGCGGCGGCCCTGTCGGGCGAGGCCGGGGCGGTGGGGGCAGCTGCGGTCGTCGGCACGTTCGCGGGGCGTGCCTCGGCGGCACAGCCTGCCCTGATCGACGGGCTTCCCGGCGCCGTCCGGGCACCGGGAGGAAGGCCGAAGGTCGTCATCGGCTTCACCATCGAGGCCGGGCGGATCGTCTCGATCGACCTCGTCGCGGACGCCGACCGCCTCGGCCGGATGGATCTGCAGATCCGCGACGTATGA
- the ctaD gene encoding aa3-type cytochrome oxidase subunit I, which yields MGTAGADETEESYANELPVRSREPGNVIVRWMSTTDHKTIGTMYLVTSFSFFVVGGVLALVMRAELARPGTQIVSNEQFNQAFTMHGTIMLLMFATPLFAGFANWIMPLQIGAPDVAFPRLNMFAYWLYLFGSIIAVAGFLTPNGAADFGWFAYSPLTDAVRSPGIGSDMWIMGLAFSGFGTILGSVNFITTIICLRAPGMTMFRMPMFVWTVLLTGVLVLLAFPVLAAALLVLEADRKFGAHVFEAANGGALLWQHLFWFFGHPEVYIIALPFFGIVSEIIPVFSRKPLFGYIGLISATIAIAGLSVTVWAHHMYVTGGVLLPFFSFMTFLIAVPTGVKFFNWIGTMWKGSLSFETPMLWAIGFLVTFLFGGLTGVILASPPLDFHVSDSYFVVAHFHYVVFGTVVFAMFAGFHFWWPKFTGKMLDERLGKMTFWTLFVGFHGTFLVQHWLGAEGMPRRYADYLAADGFTALNTVSTISSFLLGMSMLPFFYNVWKTAKYGKKVEVDDPWGFGRSLEWATSCPPPRHNFVTLPRIRSESPAFDLHHPSVRTLDEGAHHPGATPATPGDRQV from the coding sequence ATGGGCACAGCAGGGGCGGACGAGACAGAGGAGTCGTACGCGAACGAGCTGCCGGTACGCAGCAGGGAGCCGGGAAACGTCATCGTCAGGTGGATGAGCACCACCGATCACAAGACGATCGGCACGATGTACCTGGTCACGTCGTTCTCCTTCTTTGTCGTCGGCGGCGTGCTGGCGCTCGTCATGCGCGCCGAGCTGGCCCGTCCCGGCACGCAGATCGTCTCGAACGAGCAGTTCAACCAGGCGTTCACGATGCACGGCACGATCATGCTGCTGATGTTCGCGACGCCGCTGTTCGCCGGGTTCGCGAACTGGATCATGCCGTTGCAGATCGGTGCGCCCGACGTGGCGTTCCCGCGGCTGAACATGTTCGCGTACTGGCTGTACCTCTTCGGCTCGATCATCGCGGTGGCCGGCTTCCTCACCCCGAACGGCGCCGCGGACTTCGGCTGGTTCGCCTACTCCCCACTGACCGACGCGGTTCGATCGCCGGGGATCGGCAGCGATATGTGGATCATGGGTCTGGCCTTCTCCGGCTTCGGCACGATCCTCGGCTCGGTCAACTTCATCACCACGATCATCTGCCTGCGCGCACCCGGTATGACGATGTTCCGGATGCCGATGTTCGTGTGGACCGTGCTACTGACCGGTGTGCTGGTCCTGCTCGCCTTCCCGGTGCTGGCGGCGGCACTTCTGGTGCTGGAGGCGGACCGCAAGTTCGGGGCGCACGTCTTCGAGGCGGCCAACGGCGGCGCGCTGCTCTGGCAGCACCTCTTCTGGTTCTTCGGCCATCCGGAGGTGTACATCATCGCGTTGCCGTTTTTCGGGATCGTCAGCGAGATCATTCCTGTCTTCAGCCGTAAGCCGCTCTTCGGTTACATCGGCCTGATCAGCGCGACGATCGCCATCGCGGGCCTCTCCGTGACCGTGTGGGCGCACCACATGTACGTCACCGGTGGTGTGCTGCTGCCGTTCTTCTCGTTCATGACGTTCCTCATCGCGGTACCGACCGGTGTGAAGTTCTTCAACTGGATCGGCACGATGTGGAAGGGATCGCTGTCCTTCGAGACACCGATGCTCTGGGCCATCGGTTTTCTGGTGACGTTCCTCTTCGGCGGTCTGACCGGCGTCATCCTGGCCTCGCCCCCGCTGGACTTCCATGTCTCGGACTCGTACTTCGTCGTCGCGCACTTCCACTACGTCGTCTTCGGCACCGTGGTCTTCGCGATGTTCGCCGGATTCCACTTCTGGTGGCCGAAGTTCACCGGCAAGATGCTGGACGAGCGGCTCGGCAAGATGACGTTCTGGACGCTGTTCGTGGGCTTCCACGGCACGTTCCTGGTGCAGCACTGGCTCGGTGCCGAAGGCATGCCGCGTCGTTACGCGGACTATCTCGCCGCCGACGGTTTCACCGCGCTGAACACGGTCTCGACGATCTCCTCGTTCCTGCTCGGCATGTCGATGCTGCCGTTCTTCTACAACGTGTGGAAGACCGCCAAGTACGGCAAGAAGGTCGAGGTCGACGACCCGTGGGGCTTCGGCCGCTCGCTGGAGTGGGCTACCTCCTGCCCGCCGCCGCGGCACAACTTCGTCACGCTGCCGCGGATCCGTTCCGAATCCCCGGCGTTCGACCTGCACCACCCCTCGGTACGGACCCTCGACGAGGGCGCTCACCATCCCGGCGCCACGCCCGCGACCCCCGGGGACCGGCAGGTGTGA
- a CDS encoding NAD(P)/FAD-dependent oxidoreductase has protein sequence MARPRILVVGAGFGGVECVRRLERALKPGEAEIALVAPFSYQLYLPLLPQVASGVLTPQSVAVSLRRSRRHRTRIIPGGAIGVDTTAKICVIRKITDEIVDEPYDYIVLAPGSVTRTFDIPGLLDNARGMKTLAEAAYVRDHVIAQLDLADASHDEDERASRLQFVVVGGGYAGTETAACLQRLTTSAVRYYPRLDPKLIKWHLIDIAPKLMPELGDKLGLSALEVLRERGIDVSLGVSVAEAGPDKVTLTDGRVLPCRTLIWTAGVTASPLVATFGAETVRGRLAVTPEMTLPGFDGVFALGDAAAVPDLVKGDGAVCPPTAQHAMRQGRRLADNLIATLRHQPLKPYEHRDLGLVVDLGGKDAVSKPLGVEMHGIAAQAVARGYHWSAMRTNVAKARVMTNWMLNAIAGDDFVRTGFQARKPATLRDFEYTDSYLTPEQVRQHTASLTARG, from the coding sequence GTGGCACGACCCAGGATTCTCGTCGTCGGCGCCGGATTCGGCGGGGTCGAGTGCGTACGCCGTCTGGAGCGCGCACTCAAACCCGGTGAGGCGGAGATCGCGCTCGTCGCCCCGTTCTCGTACCAGCTCTACCTGCCACTCCTGCCGCAGGTGGCGTCGGGCGTGCTCACACCGCAGTCGGTCGCGGTGTCACTGCGCCGCAGCCGTCGGCACCGCACCCGGATCATCCCCGGCGGGGCGATCGGGGTGGACACGACGGCGAAGATCTGCGTCATCCGCAAGATCACCGACGAGATCGTCGACGAACCGTACGACTACATCGTCCTTGCCCCCGGCAGTGTCACGCGCACCTTCGACATCCCCGGCCTGCTCGACAACGCCCGCGGGATGAAGACACTGGCTGAGGCCGCCTACGTGCGTGACCACGTGATCGCACAGCTGGACCTGGCGGACGCCAGCCACGACGAGGACGAGCGGGCCTCCCGGCTGCAGTTCGTGGTGGTCGGCGGCGGATACGCGGGTACCGAGACCGCGGCCTGTCTGCAGCGGCTCACCACAAGTGCCGTCCGGTACTACCCCCGGCTGGACCCGAAGCTCATCAAGTGGCATCTGATCGACATCGCCCCGAAGCTGATGCCCGAGCTGGGGGACAAGCTCGGGCTCAGCGCCCTGGAGGTGCTGCGCGAACGCGGGATCGACGTGTCGCTCGGAGTGTCGGTCGCCGAGGCGGGGCCGGACAAGGTCACGCTCACCGACGGCCGGGTACTGCCGTGCCGCACGCTGATCTGGACGGCCGGTGTCACCGCGAGTCCGCTGGTCGCCACCTTCGGCGCGGAGACCGTACGCGGGCGTCTGGCGGTGACCCCGGAGATGACCCTGCCGGGCTTCGACGGTGTCTTCGCGCTCGGCGACGCCGCCGCCGTACCCGACCTCGTCAAGGGCGACGGCGCGGTCTGCCCGCCCACCGCGCAGCACGCCATGCGGCAGGGCCGCAGGCTCGCCGACAATCTGATCGCCACACTCCGTCACCAGCCCCTGAAGCCGTACGAACACAGGGATCTCGGGCTCGTTGTGGACCTCGGCGGCAAGGACGCGGTCTCCAAGCCGCTCGGCGTCGAGATGCACGGGATCGCCGCGCAGGCCGTGGCCCGCGGCTACCACTGGTCGGCGATGCGGACCAATGTGGCCAAGGCACGGGTCATGACGAACTGGATGCTCAACGCCATCGCCGGTGACGATTTCGTACGTACCGGATTCCAGGCCCGCAAGCCGGCCACGCTGCGCGACTTCGAGTACACGGACTCCTACCTCACTCCGGAACAGGTCCGCCAGCACACCGCCTCGTTGACCGCCCGAGGCTGA
- the rho gene encoding transcription termination factor Rho: MSAKGPPRMTTTLKHPLDQQQLPTDVAGVLDLTHQGHGALRTDGGHPSPADVQVPAALVRRYGLRRGDLIEGLCDRPRALSAVERINGRPPQALSGRPHFADLTPLHPGQRLRLETPGGGPATRIVDLVAPIGKGQRGLIVAPPRTGKTVLLQQIAAAVAANHPECHLMVVLLDERPEEVTDMRRSVRGDVLASTFDRPAKEHIALAELAVERAKRLVEQGQDVVILLDSLTRLCRAHNNAATAGGRTLSGGVDAAALLGPKRLFGAARRTEEGGSLTILATALADTGSRADDYFFEELKSTGNMELRLDRALADKRIHPAVNIPQSGTRREELLLPAAELTAVRGLRRALHTRDPQAMLEVLLDRIRQTPDNAAFLRRIHGTVPDA, encoded by the coding sequence ATGTCCGCGAAAGGACCACCCCGCATGACCACCACCCTCAAGCACCCTCTTGACCAGCAACAACTCCCCACGGACGTGGCCGGAGTCCTCGACCTGACGCACCAGGGGCACGGCGCGTTGCGCACCGACGGCGGCCACCCCTCCCCCGCCGACGTCCAGGTGCCTGCGGCCCTCGTCCGCCGGTACGGCCTGCGCAGGGGCGATCTCATCGAAGGTCTCTGCGACCGGCCGCGCGCCCTGTCAGCGGTCGAGCGGATCAACGGCCGTCCCCCGCAGGCGCTGAGCGGCCGGCCGCACTTCGCGGATCTCACCCCACTCCACCCCGGGCAACGACTGCGCCTGGAGACGCCCGGCGGCGGCCCGGCAACCCGGATCGTCGATCTCGTCGCCCCCATCGGCAAGGGACAGCGCGGGCTGATCGTCGCCCCGCCCAGGACCGGCAAGACAGTGCTGCTGCAGCAGATCGCCGCCGCCGTCGCAGCCAACCATCCCGAGTGCCATCTCATGGTGGTGCTGCTCGACGAGCGCCCCGAGGAGGTCACGGACATGCGCCGTTCCGTACGCGGCGACGTCCTCGCCTCGACGTTCGACCGGCCCGCGAAGGAGCACATCGCACTCGCCGAACTCGCGGTGGAACGCGCCAAGCGGCTCGTCGAGCAGGGCCAGGACGTGGTGATCCTGCTCGACTCGCTCACCCGGCTGTGCCGGGCCCACAACAACGCGGCGACCGCCGGAGGCCGCACCCTCAGCGGTGGCGTGGACGCCGCCGCCCTGCTCGGCCCCAAGCGACTCTTCGGCGCCGCACGCCGCACCGAGGAGGGCGGCTCGCTGACGATCCTCGCCACCGCGCTGGCGGACACCGGGTCCCGCGCCGACGACTACTTCTTCGAAGAGCTCAAGAGCACCGGGAACATGGAACTCCGGCTGGACCGCGCCCTGGCGGACAAACGGATCCACCCGGCCGTGAACATTCCGCAGTCCGGCACCCGCCGCGAGGAACTGCTGCTCCCCGCCGCCGAACTGACCGCCGTACGAGGACTGCGGCGCGCCCTGCACACGAGGGACCCGCAGGCGATGCTGGAAGTGCTGCTGGACAGGATCCGGCAGACCCCCGACAACGCGGCCTTCCTCCGCCGGATCCACGGCACCGTGCCCGACGCCTGA
- the meaB gene encoding methylmalonyl Co-A mutase-associated GTPase MeaB encodes MAPTIDIDSYVKGVLDGKRAHIARAITLVESTRPDHRALAQQLLRELLPRSGNARRIGISGVPGVGKSTFIDALGTMLTGLGHRVAVLAVDPSSSRTGGSILGDKTRMERLAVDPAAFVRPSPTAGTLGGVAKATRESIVVMEAAGYDVVLVETVGVGQSETAVAQMVDTFLLLTLARTGDQLQGIKKGVLELADAITVNKADGPHERDARAAARELAGALRLMHPADAAWTPPVLTCSARESTGLDTLWERLEQHRALLDSTGRLAAKRRDQQVDWTWTMVRDELLDSLRSHPQVRALTPSLEQRVRAGELTATLAAEEILAAFRDG; translated from the coding sequence ATGGCTCCGACGATCGATATCGACAGCTATGTGAAGGGGGTGCTCGACGGGAAGCGGGCGCACATCGCGCGCGCCATCACTCTCGTCGAGTCCACCCGCCCCGATCACCGGGCACTGGCCCAGCAGTTGCTGCGCGAGCTGCTGCCGCGCTCCGGCAACGCACGCCGCATCGGCATCAGCGGGGTGCCGGGGGTCGGGAAGTCCACGTTCATCGATGCACTGGGCACGATGCTCACCGGGCTCGGGCACCGGGTCGCGGTGCTGGCCGTCGATCCGTCATCCAGCCGGACCGGCGGTTCCATCCTGGGCGACAAGACCAGGATGGAACGGCTGGCGGTCGATCCTGCGGCGTTCGTCCGCCCCTCCCCCACCGCCGGGACGCTGGGCGGGGTGGCCAAGGCGACCCGGGAGTCCATCGTGGTGATGGAGGCGGCGGGTTACGACGTGGTCCTGGTGGAGACGGTCGGGGTGGGCCAGTCGGAGACGGCCGTGGCTCAGATGGTCGACACATTTCTGCTGCTCACGCTGGCCCGTACCGGCGATCAGCTGCAGGGCATCAAGAAGGGTGTCCTGGAGCTGGCGGACGCGATCACGGTGAACAAGGCCGACGGTCCGCACGAGCGTGACGCGCGCGCGGCGGCCCGCGAACTGGCGGGCGCCCTGCGGCTGATGCACCCGGCCGACGCGGCCTGGACTCCTCCGGTGCTGACGTGCAGCGCCCGCGAGTCGACCGGCCTCGACACGCTGTGGGAGCGGCTGGAGCAGCACCGCGCGCTGCTCGATTCGACGGGGCGGCTGGCCGCGAAGCGGCGTGACCAGCAGGTCGACTGGACCTGGACGATGGTGCGCGACGAGCTGCTGGACAGCCTGCGCAGCCATCCGCAGGTGCGTGCGCTCACTCCTTCGCTGGAACAGCGTGTACGTGCCGGCGAGTTGACGGCAACGCTCGCAGCCGAAGAGATCCTCGCCGCCTTCCGGGACGGCTGA